The sequence AGCTGGATTCAGGAGAGGCCTCCCCCGCTGATGCAGCTGCGGAGTGTGACCTTGGACTGCGCCTGCTCGAGGGTGGTCACGATGAGCAGATGCAGGGGTTGCGCATTTTTTGTGAGCACCGCGATCCACGGGCGCCTGCCAAGCTTCTGCCGCTTCTTGACGCCAGCTGCCCGATTCTTCGGATGAGTGTTGTTTACGCACTCGGACGAAATCCTTCGGTGCAAGCGCTGACGCCTCTTCTCCAGTTGCTTCAGAACGACAGCAACGGATATGTGCGTAAAGCAGTGGCCTGGAGTCTGAGCAGCTACCCAGACGCTCCGATCATGAACCCGTTGATCAGGGCACTGGAGACAGATATTTCTGCGGTTCGCCTCTGGGCCGCCAGTTCCTTGGCCGATGCTGGCTCCACAGGCCTGGCCAAAGCGGATCAGGCTGCGGGTCAGCTGCTCTTGGCTCTCAAAATTGATAGCGAGCCGGTGGTGCGCAGCAACAGCGCCTGGTCCCTGGGTCGCCTCTATGCCGATCTGGTGGAACCCCGCCAAAAAGAGGTGGTGGAGTCCCTGCTGAACGCCATGCTCCACGACGCTGACTTGGCCGTTCGCGATGAGGCCCGGATGGCCCTGGAGCAGCTGGAGAACCCCCTGGTTCTGGAGCGTCTGCAGACCCTGGTGGATGAGGGACTGCTGGCATAGCGCCTTGTTCCACTCAGCAACCGGCTCTCGCGGCTAGCATCACCAGGCACCGCCCGTGTCTCGGGATGGCCCAGCAGACGATCCGCTTTCGCATTCGGCCCGATGGCCGCGTGGAAGAGGTCGTGGAGGGCATCGCCGGCCACGGCTGCGAGCAGCTCACCGAACGGATTGAGGACAAGTTGGGTGTTGTTCAACAACGCCAGCCCACCTCCGAAGCCTTCCAGGGCCAAGCCACAACAGTCCGGCCCGAGCAGACTCTTTCGTCCCAGGTCTCCTGATGTCGCATTTCAGCACCGTCAAAACAGAACTGCGCGATCGCTCCGCTCTGATTGATGCCCTGAAAGATCTGGGCCATACCCCCATGGAGGGGGAGTGCCAAGTCCGTGGCTACCGCGGTCAAACCGTGACTGCCGATCTCTCGATCCCGACTGAGGGTGCCGGCGACCTGGGTTTTCGTTGGAATGCCGCCACGGGCAGCTACGAGCTCGTGACTGATCTCGACCTCTGGAGTCAGCCAGTTCCCGTCGAGCGCTTCCTCTCCAAGCTCACCCAGCGCTACGCCCTGCGCAGCATCCTGGCCGCCTCGGCGCAAGAAGGATTCCAAGTGGCCGAGGAGCGCCAAGAGCAGGACGGCACGATTGAGCTCGTCGTCACCCGCTGGGACGGCTGACGCCTCGGTAGGACTCGGCCGTGGGGATCGATCCCTCCATTGCGTTTTCCGCTGCAGCGGCCCCGGCCATTGAGCGCAGTGGCGTGGAACCTGTCCTCGGTGGAGCCCTTCGCCAGAAAGCAGTCTGGGTTGATGAGGCGGTGTGCATTGGTTGCCGCTACTGCGCCCATGTGGCGGGTAACACCTTTGTGGTGGAAGCTGATTGGGGCCGCTCCCGTGCCATCCGTCAGGACGGCGACAGCACCGAGACGATTCAAGAGGCCATCGATACCTGTCCTGTCGATTGCATTCATTGGGTGAGTTACGAGGAGCTGCCGGAGCTTCAGGAACAAACCCGTCATCAAGAACTCCAACCCCTGGGTTTACCAACGCCGGTCCGCTCCCGGCGTACCTTCCCGAGGCGGGAGCCCCATTGATGCTTCCGACACGGCGGTTTGGCCGTACCAAACTGGCCATGCCGGTGTTGTCCCTCGGTGGGATGCGCTTCCAGCAGAGCTGGTCTGATCTGCCGCCGGATCAAATCACCGCCAAGAGTCAGGAGAATCTGCGGGCTACCCTCTCAGCGGCCGTGGACCATGGGTTCCACCATGTCGAGACGGCGCGGCACTACGGCAGCTCGGAACGCCAGCTGGGTTGGTTGTTACCCCAGGTCCCCGATCCCGAGCGGATTCTGCAAACCAAGGTCCCGCCCCAGGACGATCCTGAGGCCTTCGAAGCCGAGCTCCAGCTGAGCTTCGAGCGCTTGGCTGTTGATCGGGTGGATTGCCTGGCCATCCATGGCATCAATCTCCCCGAGCATCTGCAGGCCACCCTCAGGCCGGGTGGCTGCATGGAGGTGGCCCGGCGTTGGCAGCAGGACGGCCGGGTCGGTTCCGTGGGCTTCTCCACCCATGGCCCCCTCGAGCTGATTGAGGCGGCGATTGACAGCGATGCCTTCGACTACGTCAATCTCCATTGGTATTTCATTCGCCAAGAGAACGGCCCAGCGATTCAGGCGGCCCGCTCCCATGACATGGGGGTCTTTGTGATCAGTCCCACCGATAAGGGGGGGCATCTTCACAGCCCCTCAGCGCGACTGCTGGAGCTGTGTGCACCGCTGCACCCGATCGTCTTTAACGACCTGTTTTGCCTGACCCATCCCGGGGTTCACACCATCAGTGTTGGTGCGGCGCGGCCGGAGGATCTGGCCTTGCATCTCGAGGCGGTGGCGTTGCTGCCCCAGGCCGCTGAGCTGTTGCCTCCGATTGTGAGTCGTCTGCAGGAGGCACGTCTCGCGGCCCTCGGCCAGTCCTGGATCAGCAGTTGGCAGCAGGGATTACCGAGCTGGCAGGACACGCCCGGTCAGATCAATCTCCCCACCCTGCTCTGGCTGCACAACCTTCTCGAGGCCTGGGATCTGCAGAGCTACGCCAAGGCCCGTTATGGCTTGCTTGGTGCGGCCAGTCACTGGTTCCCAGGTGCCAATGCCGATGCCCTCGACCAAAGCGTCTCTGAGGCACAGCTCAAGGCGGTGCTGCAGGCCAGTCCTTGGGTTGAGCAGATTCCAGGGATCCTGCGTCGTCTGCGGGAGCGGGTGGGGGGAACCCCTGTCAAGCGCTTGATGCAGGACGACTAATCGCCCAGCGGGAACTTGCTTGGGATCCCCACCGCCCGGGGGTAGGTCTTCGGGCAGGTTTCGGTTGGGCTCAGCAGGATCGCCGTCCGCTGTCCGCGCTCTGCGGGCAGTTCTTCTTGGCGGCAGGACTGGATTTGGGCCTTGAGCTGCCTGGCGGCCTTCTCGAGTTGGGTCTGATCCTCAGGCCCCCACTGTCCGCGATAGAGCAGGGCCTGCCCCCCAGGGGCCAGTAGGGGAACGAGATATTCCGCCACCACCGGGGCGGCGGCGACCGCGCGGGCCATGGCCAGGTCAAATTGGCCGCGGCAGCGTTTTTGCCGCCCCGTGAGCTCGATGCGCTCGCAGCGCAGGTCCACGCGATCCCCCAGACCGAGGCTCTGGGCCATCGCTTCGACAGCCTGGGTTTTGCGCCCCACCGAATCCACCAAGGTCAGTTGCGCCTGGGGGAAGGCAATCGCTACCGCGAGGCCCGGAAAGCCCCCGCCCGTACCCACATCGATGCAGCGCAGCGGGACATCGGGGTTCTGCTGCAACTGCGGCACCAGGGGCCAGAGGCTGTCGAAGATCTGGGCGATCCAGAAGTCGTCCCCCTCCACCAGCCGCGTCAGGTTGACCCGGCTATTCCAGTCGCGCAGGAGGTCCTGGAGTTGGACGAACCGCTGCAGCTGCTCGTCGCTGGGTCTCCAGTGCAAGGCCTCCCATAGTGCGTCTGCTGGAGCTGGCATCCCCTGGGCTGATCTCGTCACACTCTCTAGGATCCTCCCCAACCGGTGTCCTGCGTTGGCGGCTGCCAATCATTACGAGCTGCTGGAGGTGCCCAGCGAGGCGTCCACCCAGGAGTTGCGGCGGGCCTTTCGCAGCCTGAGCAAGCGCTACCACCCTGACACCACTGAACTGCCCGAGGACGAGGCCAGGGAGGCCTTTCGGCGCCTCCAGCAGGCCTATCTCACCCTCAGTGATCCCGAGCGCAGGCGCAGTTACGACGCCACCCTGCGGGGAACACTTCGGGTGGTCCTCCCCCAGCCGTCGGTTCGGACGGCGCCGAAGCCGGTTCCGGTCCGCCGCCCCCTCTCTGGGGGCGAGTGGTTCGCCCTGCTGCTGCTGGTCTTGGCGGTGGCCTTCAGCCTGGTCCTGGGCGTCGGCCTGGCCTGGTCCCGCGGGGTTGAATTCCTCAAGCCCCCCAGCTGGGTTGCGGCTGGTGGGCAAACTGAGGCATCAAGTCCGCTGCTTGTGGATGTCGGATCTGCCGCCACCTCAGACCCCGCTGTACAACCACCCTCTGCCGGTTCTGGAGCGTTGGCTGGCTGAGCTCGGAGGGATTCAGCGCGGTCACCACTCCTGTGAATGGGACCTGACCACCCTCGACTGGCGCGCTGAGTTGGTTTTGGGTGCAGAGGAACTCACGGTGCGCTGGGGAGAGGGTGCTGCGGCTGTGGAGCGCCACTTTCCCTATGGCTTAACCCGCGCTGACGTGCAGGCTGCGATTTTCGCGGGCCCTTAGAGCCGGCGCTTGCAGACCTCGCTTTCCTTCTCGCTGAGGGTGGAGAACGGTCCGCAGTTCACCCAACGCACGAAGGACAGTTCGATGTCGGTGAAGAGCACCAGGATCCCTGCACAGAGGGCCGTGACCGCAGCGATGACCGCGACAGAGGAGGGTTTCATGGGCGGCTCGTGACCCCCATGAGCTTATGAACGAGCTCCAGGTCCTGCCACTGCTGTTGCAGCGCCACGGCATCGAGGCTTGGTAGCGGTGGTAGGCAGCCCAGGACCGGAATCCCCGAGATGGCCTCGAGGGTGGCCGCATTGTTGGGATGGGGCTCCCCATTGAGCAGGATCCCGAGGATCGAGAGATCCCTGCTGCGTAGGGCTTCGATCGAGAGCAGGGTGTGGTTCAAGGTGCCCAGGCCCGAGCGCGCCACCAACAGCACCGGCAAGTTCCAGCGTTGCAGCTGCTCGATCTGCAGCCAATCCAGCCGCAGCGGCACGAGCAGGCCGCCGGCGGTCTCCACCACCAAAGGGCCCTCCACGGCGGGTAGGGCCAGCCGCTCGCACTGAATGGGTGGATTGTCCCCGGGTTCCAGCTCGGCCGCCCAATGGGGGGAGACCGGGGCCTGGAAGCGATAGGCCTCAGGAAGGACCCGTGCGTCTGGAAGGCCGAGCCAGCGCTGAACCCGTTCGCGGTCCCCTTCACCGTTCTCCAGACCGCACTGGACCGGCTTCCAGTAGGTCGCCTTCAGGCCCTGCACGACGAGGGCGCTGACCACGGTCTTGCCGACATCGGTGTCTGTGCCGCAGATCACCAACCGCTGGTCCGCACCGAGAGGGGTATGCGTCATGGCTTTTGTCCCAGGAGCAGCAGCACCTCCCAAACAATGGCCTCCTCCGGGCCGGGCCAGGCCCGCAGTAGGCGGCGGAGTTGCCCTGGATTCAGCTGGGGACTGCGGCTGGCCTGGGCGCCGATCGCTTTGATCTGCTGCAGGAACCAGAGTCCGCCCCGGTTGGGACGGCTAAAGCGGAGCACCTGGGCTTCCTTCAGCTCCAACCGTTGTTGGGCGCAGGCGATTAAGCCTTGCGCGCTGGGCAGCTCGAGGGCGGTGCAGGGGACCCCGGCACGCTCAGCGGCCTGGTGCCAGAGGGAAAAGCTTCCGGAGGTGGGAAGCCCCAGGATCAGCCAGCCCCCGGTTTGGAGTTGGTCGCACCAGTGCTCCAGCTGCTCCTCAGGTTGCTCGAGCCATTGCAGGGCAAAACTCGAGACCAAGCCCGCGGGTTGCTCCAGGATCGGCGGGAGACCTTGGTTGAGGTCCCATTGGATCTGGGGGGCGTTGTCGCTGGCGCCCTGCTCAAGTAGGGCCGAGCAGGCATCGATACGAAGCCAAGGACCTTGCCCCAGGGTGGTGGCGAGGGCCCGGCTCAGAAGCCCACTGCCTGCCCCCAGATCAGCCAGGGGACCGGGGGGAAAGCTCACCCCATGGCGGGCGCTCAGGCCCGCCAGGCGTTGGGCGACAGCCGCCTGGAGGCGCGCGCGATTCGGGTAGCGGCTGGCTCCTTCGCTGAAGCAGCCGCGGACCGCCTCGCTAAAGCACGGTTCCGGCGAGTCAGGCCTGGACATCGGCAATCCAATCCAGGACGGCGTCCGGCAAGGCGGGATCGATCAGGGAGTGCCCCAGGTCGCTGCGTGTCCACACCGTGGCATGGGGCAGTCCTTGCTTGAGTTCTTGCCGGCTGGCGGCGGTCACGATCTGGTCCTGCACGGCCTCCACAATCAGCACGGGGATGCCGCTGGGGAACCCGGCCGGAAGGCCGCCGGTGGAGCCCAGACGAGCGAGATCCTCAAGCAGCCGGTCCCGCCCTTCGCTGCTGATGCCCTGCTCGAGGGGCCCCTCTGGCAGCAGTGATCTGGACTGCGGCGCCGCAGCCTGTTGCAGGAAATCCCGCAGTTGCTCCTGCTCCTCCCCGGCCTGGATGCGGCGCGCCATGGCCCGCAGGGCCGCGCTGATCGCTCGCCCCTCTCGGCCTTCGGGGACAAAGCGTGTGAAGCTCGCCAGCAGGACGGCCGCTGTGGCCTCACGCCAGAGGGCCTCGCTCAGCAGATGGGGACCGAAGGAGTGGGCAATCACCACCCGCTGCTGGGTTCCAGAGCTCCAGTTGGGCTGCAGGGGGGATTCCCTGCCGTAGCCCCGTTCCCCGCAGTAGAAGGACCAGCCCCGCGCAGCAGCG is a genomic window of Synechococcus sp. A10-1-5-1 containing:
- a CDS encoding alpha/beta hydrolase translates to MSGIQLIGMHGWAGDHRSWAPWAAGAAARGWSFYCGERGYGRESPLQPNWSSGTQQRVVIAHSFGPHLLSEALWREATAAVLLASFTRFVPEGREGRAISAALRAMARRIQAGEEQEQLRDFLQQAAAPQSRSLLPEGPLEQGISSEGRDRLLEDLARLGSTGGLPAGFPSGIPVLIVEAVQDQIVTAASRQELKQGLPHATVWTRSDLGHSLIDPALPDAVLDWIADVQA
- a CDS encoding DUF2997 domain-containing protein, translating into MAQQTIRFRIRPDGRVEEVVEGIAGHGCEQLTERIEDKLGVVQQRQPTSEAFQGQATTVRPEQTLSSQVS
- a CDS encoding aldo/keto reductase encodes the protein MLPTRRFGRTKLAMPVLSLGGMRFQQSWSDLPPDQITAKSQENLRATLSAAVDHGFHHVETARHYGSSERQLGWLLPQVPDPERILQTKVPPQDDPEAFEAELQLSFERLAVDRVDCLAIHGINLPEHLQATLRPGGCMEVARRWQQDGRVGSVGFSTHGPLELIEAAIDSDAFDYVNLHWYFIRQENGPAIQAARSHDMGVFVISPTDKGGHLHSPSARLLELCAPLHPIVFNDLFCLTHPGVHTISVGAARPEDLALHLEAVALLPQAAELLPPIVSRLQEARLAALGQSWISSWQQGLPSWQDTPGQINLPTLLWLHNLLEAWDLQSYAKARYGLLGAASHWFPGANADALDQSVSEAQLKAVLQASPWVEQIPGILRRLRERVGGTPVKRLMQDD
- a CDS encoding DUF1257 domain-containing protein → MSHFSTVKTELRDRSALIDALKDLGHTPMEGECQVRGYRGQTVTADLSIPTEGAGDLGFRWNAATGSYELVTDLDLWSQPVPVERFLSKLTQRYALRSILAASAQEGFQVAEERQEQDGTIELVVTRWDG
- the rsmG gene encoding 16S rRNA (guanine(527)-N(7))-methyltransferase RsmG; this translates as MPAPADALWEALHWRPSDEQLQRFVQLQDLLRDWNSRVNLTRLVEGDDFWIAQIFDSLWPLVPQLQQNPDVPLRCIDVGTGGGFPGLAVAIAFPQAQLTLVDSVGRKTQAVEAMAQSLGLGDRVDLRCERIELTGRQKRCRGQFDLAMARAVAAAPVVAEYLVPLLAPGGQALLYRGQWGPEDQTQLEKAARQLKAQIQSCRQEELPAERGQRTAILLSPTETCPKTYPRAVGIPSKFPLGD
- a CDS encoding DUF3143 domain-containing protein — its product is MSDLPPPQTPLYNHPLPVLERWLAELGGIQRGHHSCEWDLTTLDWRAELVLGAEELTVRWGEGAAAVERHFPYGLTRADVQAAIFAGP
- a CDS encoding SAM-dependent methyltransferase is translated as MSRPDSPEPCFSEAVRGCFSEGASRYPNRARLQAAVAQRLAGLSARHGVSFPPGPLADLGAGSGLLSRALATTLGQGPWLRIDACSALLEQGASDNAPQIQWDLNQGLPPILEQPAGLVSSFALQWLEQPEEQLEHWCDQLQTGGWLILGLPTSGSFSLWHQAAERAGVPCTALELPSAQGLIACAQQRLELKEAQVLRFSRPNRGGLWFLQQIKAIGAQASRSPQLNPGQLRRLLRAWPGPEEAIVWEVLLLLGQKP
- a CDS encoding DnaJ domain-containing protein, which encodes MAAANHYELLEVPSEASTQELRRAFRSLSKRYHPDTTELPEDEAREAFRRLQQAYLTLSDPERRRSYDATLRGTLRVVLPQPSVRTAPKPVPVRRPLSGGEWFALLLLVLAVAFSLVLGVGLAWSRGVEFLKPPSWVAAGGQTEASSPLLVDVGSAATSDPAVQPPSAGSGALAG
- a CDS encoding HEAT repeat domain-containing protein, with the translated sequence MAASPLESSKGSSDLDFDSELLERELAEEDLGDPLDELDSGEASPADAAAECDLGLRLLEGGHDEQMQGLRIFCEHRDPRAPAKLLPLLDASCPILRMSVVYALGRNPSVQALTPLLQLLQNDSNGYVRKAVAWSLSSYPDAPIMNPLIRALETDISAVRLWAASSLADAGSTGLAKADQAAGQLLLALKIDSEPVVRSNSAWSLGRLYADLVEPRQKEVVESLLNAMLHDADLAVRDEARMALEQLENPLVLERLQTLVDEGLLA
- the bioD gene encoding dethiobiotin synthase; this translates as MTHTPLGADQRLVICGTDTDVGKTVVSALVVQGLKATYWKPVQCGLENGEGDRERVQRWLGLPDARVLPEAYRFQAPVSPHWAAELEPGDNPPIQCERLALPAVEGPLVVETAGGLLVPLRLDWLQIEQLQRWNLPVLLVARSGLGTLNHTLLSIEALRSRDLSILGILLNGEPHPNNAATLEAISGIPVLGCLPPLPSLDAVALQQQWQDLELVHKLMGVTSRP
- a CDS encoding ferredoxin, with translation MGIDPSIAFSAAAAPAIERSGVEPVLGGALRQKAVWVDEAVCIGCRYCAHVAGNTFVVEADWGRSRAIRQDGDSTETIQEAIDTCPVDCIHWVSYEELPELQEQTRHQELQPLGLPTPVRSRRTFPRREPH